The proteins below are encoded in one region of Coturnix japonica isolate 7356 chromosome 10, Coturnix japonica 2.1, whole genome shotgun sequence:
- the PLEKHO2 gene encoding pleckstrin homology domain-containing family O member 2 — translation MEQDTKEEVSEKPKLASSAEKFGWIKKSSGGLLGLWKDRYVQLRKTQLVVYEDEDEQKCIETVELESYDKCQELRALLKKKHRFILIRSPGKKVHDIKFQAPTLEEKESWIKALNEGINRGKNKIFDEVKVDESLSLDHVTRDRVKVAHGRRPPTRSHLKEAAKSTSDGILRLDLDIVDNGPPNFDSTVSENDNLPPQKETPKPPMPPAKPSGTKESHDAENSVPDQEHKMPPPLPPDKKLKEGLASKDNANGSEEDCVSREENEESSAAGEENRDQLVEISNKGTAKAPVPLPKSVPDKLKVAWDQPVLEPKNGKDLELSGDSSKGSLAAIAASDVAKPPVPPPKVLSEKMIATMNSGHSELEAGGLEELRSGSSKSPVNGTEAGEAAESASQTAETEEGNGRTSTEREQQTSAEQTESSLATESGHESVKGTTEKKISVETPSALKLRSSSLGDLLSDSKSKQRALPRQGLAEDSHHCLAEMEEKVANEREKAEKLLQKVLREGLEQVQEGNGPPVVAETLLNEAVEQLRQATQVLQEIKSLGELKKEAAQKQKEKQKDLVTLYRRSAP, via the exons ATGGAGCAA GATACAAAGGAGGAGGTCTCAGAGAAACCAAAGCTTGCTTCCAGTGCAGAGAAATTTGGCTGgataaagaaaagcagtggaGGACTCCTGGGGCTGTGGAAGGATCGCTACGTCCAGCTGCGGAAAACACAGCTCGTGGTCTATGAGGATGAG GATGAGCAGAAATGCATAGAAACAGTGGAACTGGAGAGTTACGACAAGTGCCAGGAACTGCGTGCActactaaaaaagaaacaccGTTTCATTTTAATCCGCTCCCCGGGTAAGAAG GTTCATGATATCAAATTTCAAGCTCcaactttggaagaaaaagaatcatgGATAAAAGCCCTGAATGAGGGCATCAATAgaggcaaaaacaaaatatttgatgaG GTGAAAGTAGATGAGAGCCTTTCCTTGGACCATGTCACTCGGGACAGAGTGAAAGTGGCCCACGGTCGCAGGCCGCCCACAAGAAGCCACCTCAAGGAG GCTGCCAAGTCTACATCAGATGGTATATTGCGACTAGATCTGGATATAGTAGACAATGGACCACCAAACTTTGACTCCACTGTCAGCGAAAATGACAATCTGCCACCTCAGAAAGAAACTCCAAAGCCACCTATGCCACCTGCAAAACCTTCTGGCACAAAAGAAAGCCATGATGCAGAGAACAGTGTTCCTGATCAGGAACATAAAATGCCTCCTCCATTGCCTCCTGATAAGAAGCTTAAGGAAGGCTTAGCATCAAAGGACAATGCAAATGGTAGCGAAGAGGACTGTGTAAGCAGAGAGGAGAATGAAGAATCCAGTGCAGCAGGTGAGGAGAACAGAGATCAGCTTGTTGAAATCAGCAACAAGGGCACAGCAAAAGCTCCAGTTCCTCTTCCTAAGAGTGTTCCAGACAAGCTAAAAGTTGCTTGGGACCAACCGGTCCTTGAGcctaaaaatggaaaagacttGGAATTATCAGGAGATAGTAGCAAAGGCAGCCTTGCTGCAATTGCTGCCTCAGATGTTGCAAAACCTCCTGTTCCTCCTCCTAAGGTTCTATCAGAAAAAATGATAGCCACTATGAACTCCGGCCACAGTGAGCTGGAAGCTGGGGGCTTGGAAGAACTGAGGTCTGGCAGTTCCAAGTCCCCAGTGAATGGCACTgaagctggagaagcagcagagtcAGCATCCCAAACAGCTGaaactgaagaaggaaatgggAGAACCTCAACTGAGAGGGAACAGCAAACTTCAGCAGAACAGACAGAGAGTTCCTTAGCTACAGAATCGGGCCATGAGAGCGTAAAAGGaactactgagaaaaaaatatctgtagaaACCCCTTCAGCTCTGAAACTTCGCAGTTCTTCTCTGGGAGACTTGTTGTCTGATTCCAAAAGTAAACAGAGAGCACTTCCACGCCAGGGTCTCGCTGAGGATTCCCATCACTGCTTAGCTGAAATGGAGGAGAAAGTTGCTAATGAACGGGAGAAGGCAGAAAAACTTCTGCAGAAGGTTTTACGGGAAGGGTTGGAGCAGGTTCAGGAGGGCAATGGACCCCCAGTGGTGGCAGAGACATTACTCAATGAGGCTGTAGAGCAACTTCGGCAAGCTACACAAGTCTTGCAAGAAATTAAAAGTCTTggagaactgaaaaaagaagcggcacagaaacagaaagaaaagcaaaaggatcTAGTGACTCTTTATAGGAGAAGTGCTCCCTGA